In Fibrobacter succinogenes, one DNA window encodes the following:
- a CDS encoding TonB-dependent siderophore receptor — protein MKRIFVYKLITIILILIAITAVATRAQESTGANPDEDVTNFDEFFAEESSNPSSDTDKNANDSQIGVTVLDEMGIEGEGINEAAPIDKKTKAESVKVMDATEMQGSSTTIADATNRSSGVKIRQSGGMGSESKINIRGMEGKNVKVLVDGVPVDNGNGNFSVNDIPIDKIDRIEIYKSYVPERFATDGMGGVINIVTHDLPKSSVTGSYSFGSFNTHKASLDAKYVWVTDSLKSRAIATGISAYYNYSDNDYEFTTPYMDTTVTREHDRYYSYNVLPYVSFERFFFDKLTLGVIYNAMDKEIESNAHRIEEATANAQSYGVNLSLEKANLFIKGLSMGLSLSYAYGKEAVIDTSHTYYYGWDKENVRESKKAYGEISLGGASHIERENQTFIVPWNFDYAFTQNHILTWSGLYRYESQDPTDKRMAKGKTLNNAGFPGHSHSVVSGLSLENNFWNERIQNVAGVKGYYYVIEAEDDGENRIQQLTDDYADNKDYGYSDNLRLKLIDQLAVIDQFAVKGGYQHSLRFPTREEIFGDGLYVLCAPDLKPEKSDNFTAGAELDLRQIPLLLKLHLEFNWFYMLMDDRIYWNNFVSIPRPYYNSVGTKTTGFEIDAAVDVNEYISLTYNMTKQDAESREADMAFGIAKGLTVPNIPTFYMNFGAEFHLGDLLFRDDFFKLYWLANYTDEYYYSWKVSKKQDRTIPSSFSQDIGVEYSILANKLSWNFEVRNFMDELVYDKYGESKPGRAFATKVKFTL, from the coding sequence ATGAAACGAATTTTTGTATACAAACTGATAACGATTATCCTCATTTTGATTGCCATCACGGCGGTTGCAACGCGGGCACAGGAATCGACGGGGGCAAACCCCGACGAAGATGTCACGAATTTTGACGAATTTTTTGCCGAAGAATCCTCCAATCCGTCCTCTGACACAGACAAAAATGCGAATGATTCGCAAATTGGGGTAACCGTCCTTGACGAAATGGGCATCGAAGGCGAAGGAATCAACGAAGCCGCTCCGATCGACAAGAAAACGAAAGCCGAATCGGTCAAGGTTATGGATGCCACGGAAATGCAGGGCTCCAGCACCACCATCGCAGACGCCACAAACCGCTCTTCGGGCGTAAAAATCCGTCAGTCGGGTGGCATGGGCAGCGAAAGCAAGATCAACATCCGCGGCATGGAAGGCAAAAACGTAAAAGTCCTTGTCGACGGCGTCCCTGTTGATAACGGCAACGGAAACTTCTCCGTCAACGACATTCCTATCGACAAGATTGACCGCATCGAGATTTACAAAAGCTACGTCCCCGAACGCTTCGCCACCGACGGCATGGGCGGTGTAATCAACATCGTGACACATGACCTGCCCAAGAGTTCGGTTACGGGTTCCTACAGCTTCGGAAGTTTCAATACGCATAAGGCCTCGCTTGACGCAAAGTACGTATGGGTAACCGATTCGCTCAAGAGCCGCGCTATCGCCACCGGAATTTCGGCCTATTACAACTACTCCGACAACGATTATGAATTCACCACGCCCTACATGGATACGACCGTAACGCGTGAACACGACCGTTACTACAGCTATAATGTGCTACCGTATGTCTCTTTCGAGCGTTTCTTTTTTGACAAGTTGACATTAGGCGTAATCTACAATGCGATGGACAAAGAAATAGAGTCAAACGCGCACCGCATCGAAGAGGCGACCGCAAATGCGCAATCGTACGGCGTAAACCTTTCCCTTGAAAAAGCAAACCTGTTTATCAAGGGACTATCGATGGGTCTTTCGCTAAGCTACGCCTACGGCAAAGAGGCGGTTATTGATACGAGCCATACGTATTATTACGGCTGGGACAAAGAGAATGTACGCGAAAGTAAAAAGGCTTACGGCGAAATTTCTCTTGGCGGAGCGTCGCACATAGAACGCGAAAACCAGACTTTTATCGTTCCGTGGAACTTTGATTACGCCTTCACCCAGAACCACATTCTCACCTGGAGCGGCCTGTACCGCTACGAATCGCAAGACCCGACGGACAAACGTATGGCTAAAGGCAAGACTCTCAACAACGCAGGATTCCCGGGCCATAGCCATTCGGTAGTATCGGGTCTTTCGCTTGAAAATAATTTCTGGAACGAACGCATCCAGAACGTAGCAGGAGTCAAAGGGTATTATTACGTCATCGAAGCCGAGGATGACGGCGAAAACAGAATCCAGCAGTTGACCGATGATTATGCCGACAACAAGGATTATGGTTACAGCGATAACCTGCGCTTAAAATTGATAGACCAATTGGCCGTCATTGATCAGTTTGCCGTGAAAGGCGGGTATCAGCACAGCCTACGGTTCCCGACCCGCGAAGAAATTTTTGGTGACGGATTGTACGTGTTGTGCGCCCCGGACCTGAAGCCCGAAAAGTCGGACAACTTTACGGCAGGCGCCGAACTCGACCTACGACAGATTCCACTGCTGTTAAAACTGCATTTGGAATTCAACTGGTTCTATATGCTCATGGATGACCGCATTTACTGGAATAACTTCGTCTCGATTCCGCGACCGTATTACAACAGCGTTGGCACCAAGACGACCGGTTTTGAAATTGATGCCGCAGTCGATGTCAACGAATACATCTCGCTCACCTACAACATGACCAAGCAAGATGCCGAAAGCCGCGAGGCAGATATGGCGTTTGGAATCGCGAAGGGCCTGACCGTACCGAACATCCCCACATTCTACATGAACTTCGGTGCAGAATTTCACCTAGGCGACTTGCTTTTCCGCGATGACTTCTTCAAACTTTACTGGCTTGCCAACTACACCGATGAATATTACTACTCCTGGAAAGTCTCCAAGAAACAGGACCGTACCATTCCAAGCTCATTCTCGCAAGACATAGGAGTCGAATACTCGATTCTTGCAAACAAGCTTTCATGGAATTTCGAAGTGCGCAACTTTATGGATGAACTCGTCTACGACAAGTATGGCGAATCCAAGCCAGGCCGCGCCTTTGCGACAAAAGTCAAGTTTACACTATAA
- a CDS encoding ABC transporter ATP-binding protein, translating to MKITLKDVSFSYTDSIDDAILKDVNLQIESGECVVLAGESGSGKTTISKLINGLIPLYQSGTMAGDVFLGDKNTSDMTLAEISKYVGSVFQNPRSQFFNIDTDSEIAFGCENLGIEPEEIRRRIEKTVEDFHLESLLGRNIFHLSGGEKQKIACASVNATDPDIFVLDEPSANLDLKTVDDLAEIIKLWKSRGKTVVVVEHRLHYLRDIADRIIYVKEGRIECEWTPAELEAKGPDYAASLGLRSIKLVQLGGTGVSPAAQRGESITFRNLRFAYQKKFPILDIPELSLPKGKITALLGHNGAGKSTLAQLVCGLRGSWSQKRAARRLGTYLIMQDVNHQLFTESVLDEVLLGMNPKDESAALEILDSLNLKDYVDKHPMALSGGQKQRVAIASGVSSNRNLIVFDEPTSGLDYRQMLAVSATLKALAKRGKTLFVITHDPELVLNCCHYVIRMDHGRIVEEYSL from the coding sequence ATGAAAATAACCCTCAAAGACGTATCCTTTTCCTACACCGACAGCATTGACGATGCGATTCTCAAAGATGTCAACCTTCAAATTGAATCGGGGGAGTGCGTGGTGTTGGCGGGGGAGTCGGGCTCCGGAAAAACCACCATTTCCAAACTGATTAACGGGCTTATTCCGCTGTACCAGTCGGGAACCATGGCTGGCGACGTGTTCTTGGGCGACAAGAATACCTCCGATATGACGCTTGCTGAGATTTCGAAGTATGTGGGCTCGGTATTCCAGAATCCGCGTTCGCAGTTTTTCAATATCGATACGGATAGCGAGATTGCGTTCGGTTGCGAAAACTTGGGCATTGAACCGGAAGAAATTCGTCGCCGCATTGAGAAAACGGTCGAGGATTTTCATTTGGAATCGTTGTTGGGGCGTAACATTTTCCACCTTTCGGGTGGCGAAAAGCAAAAGATTGCCTGCGCTTCGGTGAATGCGACGGACCCTGATATTTTTGTTCTTGACGAACCTTCCGCCAATCTTGACTTGAAAACCGTTGATGACCTTGCCGAAATCATCAAATTGTGGAAATCCCGCGGCAAGACGGTTGTCGTGGTGGAACACCGCTTGCATTACCTGCGGGACATCGCTGACCGCATTATCTATGTGAAAGAGGGGCGTATTGAATGCGAATGGACCCCGGCAGAACTAGAGGCGAAAGGGCCCGATTATGCGGCTAGCCTCGGATTGCGCAGCATAAAGCTGGTGCAGTTGGGCGGAACGGGGGTGTCACCTGCCGCACAGCGGGGCGAATCCATCACTTTCCGCAACCTTCGTTTCGCTTACCAAAAAAAGTTCCCGATTCTCGATATTCCTGAACTTTCACTTCCCAAGGGCAAAATTACTGCCCTTCTTGGCCATAACGGTGCCGGAAAATCGACCCTTGCACAGCTGGTGTGCGGCCTTCGCGGCTCGTGGAGCCAAAAACGCGCTGCCCGCAGGTTGGGAACCTACTTGATTATGCAAGACGTGAACCACCAGCTGTTTACCGAAAGTGTCCTGGACGAGGTCTTGCTGGGCATGAACCCGAAAGACGAATCGGCCGCTCTCGAAATTCTCGACAGCCTCAACCTTAAGGACTATGTCGACAAGCATCCGATGGCTCTTTCAGGCGGGCAAAAACAGCGTGTCGCTATTGCAAGCGGGGTCAGCTCGAATCGCAACCTGATCGTATTCGATGAACCTACGAGCGGCCTTGATTACCGCCAAATGCTTGCTGTTTCCGCAACGCTCAAGGCGCTTGCGAAGCGCGGTAAGACCCTTTTCGTGATCACTCACGATCCGGAACTCGTCTTGAACTGTTGCCACTATGTCATCCGTATGGATCATGGCCGTATTGTAGAAGAATATTCCCTGTAA
- a CDS encoding energy-coupling factor transporter transmembrane component T: protein MKLDPRTKLFLVAAANTMIFSVPYAYSMPMVAAVLVLLLLEKKWKFMSVFFPVYAIAALCFDYLKQLDSGMIGTLLAATVLLICRMMPVGVVFYYIMATTKANEFMAGMSKMHVPNKVTIPLTVMIRFFPTVFDESRAISTAMKMRGIRLFSLHTLKNPLTILEYRLIPLLVSITKIGDELSVAASTRALAPDTRRTCIVPIGFHVQDAVVFVYCIAVIAFVVVSHI, encoded by the coding sequence GTGAAACTGGATCCTCGGACAAAGCTGTTCCTGGTTGCCGCAGCGAACACCATGATTTTTTCGGTCCCGTATGCTTATAGCATGCCGATGGTGGCCGCTGTTCTGGTCTTGCTGTTGCTTGAAAAGAAATGGAAATTCATGAGTGTATTTTTTCCGGTATATGCTATAGCGGCACTCTGTTTTGATTATTTGAAGCAGCTGGATTCCGGAATGATTGGCACGTTACTGGCGGCTACCGTTCTCTTGATTTGCCGTATGATGCCTGTTGGCGTGGTGTTCTATTACATCATGGCGACGACCAAGGCGAATGAATTTATGGCGGGAATGTCGAAAATGCATGTGCCGAATAAGGTGACCATTCCCTTGACGGTGATGATTCGCTTTTTCCCAACGGTATTCGATGAATCGCGGGCTATCAGCACTGCGATGAAAATGCGCGGCATTCGCCTGTTTAGCTTGCATACTCTCAAGAATCCGTTGACGATTTTAGAATATAGGCTCATTCCGCTTCTCGTTTCGATTACGAAAATCGGCGATGAACTTTCTGTCGCGGCGTCGACACGTGCCCTTGCCCCCGATACCAGGCGTACCTGCATTGTGCCGATAGGGTTCCATGTACAAGATGCTGTTGTCTTTGTTTATTGTATTGCTGTAATCGCTTTTGTCGTGGTCTCTCACATATGA
- a CDS encoding MptD family putative ECF transporter S component, which yields MPNVKTTGKKSSNTLVRDLVNVGIFAALYFVLAFASSSIGYIPALIIFSTGSISLVTSIPLFLFFLKIDRPIFCCLLFSSFFGCVMLMMGQSLLMLPIFVTVGVLTGFCLKILHKSFWGLFSANVSMSLLSSSMMLPLWLSTEEYLAYASGMSDEGYVAKMAELANSYWPLVAIFAFGILGAVVGSFIARRVMKKHFERIGLA from the coding sequence ATGCCTAATGTGAAAACAACTGGTAAGAAATCTTCGAATACCTTGGTGCGCGACCTGGTGAATGTCGGCATCTTTGCGGCACTCTATTTCGTGCTTGCATTTGCTTCGTCAAGCATCGGCTACATTCCGGCGCTGATCATTTTTTCAACAGGAAGCATCAGCCTTGTGACGAGTATTCCGCTGTTTCTGTTCTTCTTGAAGATTGATAGGCCGATTTTTTGCTGCTTGTTGTTCAGCAGTTTCTTCGGCTGTGTGATGCTGATGATGGGACAGAGCCTTTTGATGTTGCCGATTTTTGTGACTGTAGGTGTTTTGACAGGCTTTTGCTTGAAAATTTTGCACAAGTCTTTTTGGGGCTTGTTCTCGGCAAATGTCTCCATGAGCCTTTTGTCATCTTCGATGATGCTTCCGTTGTGGCTTTCTACCGAAGAATACCTGGCGTATGCGAGCGGCATGAGCGATGAAGGCTATGTCGCGAAGATGGCCGAACTTGCAAACAGTTACTGGCCTTTGGTGGCCATATTCGCATTTGGTATTTTGGGCGCGGTTGTGGGGTCGTTTATCGCCCGCCGCGTGATGAAAAAGCATTTTGAACGGATAGGGCTTGCCTAG